From a region of the Candidatus Nitrosotenuis uzonensis genome:
- a CDS encoding flagellin, whose protein sequence is TTQRAKTAIVSSLEESSSALEIAGKVTGSGHVTGGKLNVTAVPVKLASGGSSVNLNSGTLAIKYYSNTVQYDNIYAGILTNGIYTNLTSAMTAAKAAGWISQNPVTENNPNATKAIIYFGVNRNNNAILDQGEHATIAIAYANNERPQALDTIKAEVIVPTGSPLTIERLIPNITTSVVDLG, encoded by the coding sequence TACAACGCAACGAGCAAAGACAGCAATCGTCTCAAGCTTGGAGGAATCAAGTAGCGCGTTAGAGATAGCCGGCAAAGTCACAGGATCGGGTCATGTTACTGGTGGTAAACTAAACGTCACAGCAGTACCAGTCAAACTGGCATCTGGTGGTTCATCAGTAAACCTCAACTCGGGTACATTGGCAATCAAATACTACAGTAACACAGTCCAATATGATAACATCTATGCAGGAATACTGACAAACGGCATATACACTAACCTCACAAGTGCTATGACAGCTGCTAAAGCTGCTGGTTGGATTTCACAAAATCCAGTAACCGAAAACAATCCAAATGCAACAAAAGCTATCATCTACTTTGGCGTAAACAGGAACAACAACGCAATCTTGGACCAAGGCGAACACGCAACAATTGCAATCGCATATGCCAACAATGAAAGGCCTCAGGCGCTTGATACAATAAAGGCTGAAGTAATCGTACCGACAGGCTCACCTCTTACAATTGAGAGGCTGATTCCAAACATAACAACCTCAGTAGTAGATCTAGGATAA